From a single Callithrix jacchus isolate 240 chromosome 5, calJac240_pri, whole genome shotgun sequence genomic region:
- the LOC100398836 gene encoding keratin, type I cytoskeletal 19, which translates to MTSYSYRQSSTSSFGGLGGGSVRFGPGVAFRAPSIHGGSGGRGVSVSSTRFVSSSSSGGYGGGYGGILATSDGLLAGNEKLTMQNLNDRLASYLDKVRALEAANGELEVKIRDWYQKQGPGPSRDYSHYYKTIQDLRDQILGATIENSRIVLQIDNARLAADDFRTKFETEQALRMSVEADINGLRRVLDELTLARTDLEMQIEGLKEELAYLKKNHEEELSVLRGQVGGQVSVEVDSAPGTDLAKILSDMRSQYEVMAEQNRKDAEAWFTSRSEELNREVAVHREQLQMSNTEVSDLRRTLQGLEIELQSQLSMKAGLESTLAETEARFGAQLAEIQARISGIEAQLGDVRADSERQNQEYHRLLDVKSRLEQEIATYRSLLEGQEDRYNNLSASKVL; encoded by the exons ATGACTTCCTACAGCTATCGCCAGTCGTCCACGTCGTCCTTCGGGGGCCTGGGCGGCGGCTCCGTGCGTTTTGGGCCGGGTGTCGCCTTTCGCGCACCTAGCATACACGGGGGCTCCGGCGGCCGCGGCGTGTCCGTGTCCTCCACTCGCTTCGTGTCCTCGTCCTCCTCGGGGGGCTACGGCGGCGGCTATGGCGGCATCCTGGCTACTTCCGACGGGCTGCTGGCGGGCAACGAGAAGCTCACCATGCAGAACCTCAACGACCGCCTGGCCTCCTACCTGGACAAGGTGCGCGCCCTGGAGGCGGCCAACGGCGAGCTGGAGGTGAAGATCCGCGACTGGTACCAGAAGCAGGGGCCCGGGCCCTCCCGCGACTACAGCCACTACTACAAGACCATCCAGGACCTGCGGGACCAG attcttGGTGCCACCATTGAGAACTCCAGGATTGTCCTGCAGATTGACAATGCCCGTCTGGCTGCAGATGACTTCCGAACCAA gtttGAGACGGAGCAGGCTTTGCGCATGAGCGTGGAGGCCGACATCAACGGCCTGCGCAGAGTGCTGGATGAGCTGACCCTGGCCAGGACTGACCTGGAAATGCAGATTGAAGGGCTGAAGGAAGAGCTGGCCTACCTGAAGAAGAACCATGAGGAG GAACTCAGTGTGCTGAGGGGCCAAGTGGGAGGCCAGGTTAGTGTGGAGGTGGATTCAGCTCCAGGCACCGATCTCGCCAAGATCCTGAGTGACATGCGAAGCCAATATGAGGTCATGGCCGAGCAGAACCGGAAGGATGCTGAAGCCTGGTTCACCAGCCGG AGTGAAGAACTGAACCGGGAGGTCGCTGTCCACAGAGAGCAGCTCCAGATGAGCAACACCGAGGTCAGTGACCTGCGGCGCACCCTCCAGGGTCTTGAGATTGAGCTGCAGTCACAGCTGAGCATG AAAGCTGGCTTGGAAAGCACACTGGCAGAAACGGAGGCGCGCTTTGGAGCCCAGCTGGCGGAGATCCAGGCACGGATCAGCGGTATTGAAGCCCAGCTGGGCGATGTGCGGGCTGATAGTGAGCGGCAGAATCAGGAGTACCATCGGCTCTTGGACGTCAAGTCGCGGCTGGAGCAGGAGATTGCCACCTACCGCAGCCTGCTGGAGGGCCAGGAAGATCGCTACAACAACCTGTCTGCCTCCAAGGTCCTCTGA
- the KRT15 gene encoding keratin, type I cytoskeletal 15 — protein MTTTFLQTSSSMFGGGSIQGGSLLARGGGFGGGSLYGRGGSRSISASSARFVSSGSGGAYGGGMSSGFGGGAGSGFSGGFGGGIGGGFGGGFGGGDGGLLSGNEKITMQNLNDRLASYLDKVRALEEANADLEVKIRDWYQKQAPTSPERDYSHYFKTIEELRDKIMATTIDNSRVILEIDNARLAADDFRLKYENELALRQGVEADINGLRRVLDELTLARTDLEMQIEGLNEELAYLKRNHEEEMKEFSNQLAGQVNVEMDAAPGVDLTRVLAEMREQYEAIAEKNRQDAEAWFFSKTEELNKEMVSNTEMIQTSKTEITDLRRTMQGLEIELQSQLSMKAGLENSLAETECRYAMQLQQIQGLISGLEAQLRELRSEMEAQNQEYKMLLDIKTRLEQEIATYRSLLEGQDAKMAGAGIREASLGGGGGSSNFRINVEESVDGKVVSSRKRDI, from the exons ATGACCACCACATTTCTGCAAACTTCTTCCTCCATGTTTGGGGGTGGCTCTATCCAAGGGGGTTCCCTCCTGGCGAGGGGAGGGGGCTTTGGTGGGGGGAGTCTCTATGGGAGAGGTGGAAGCCGAAGTATCTCAgcttcttctgctaggtttgtcTCTTCAGGGTCAGGAGGGGCATATGGGGGTGGCATGAGCAGTGGCTTTGGCGGAGGGGCTGGTAGTGGTTTCAGTGGAGGCTTTGGAGGTGGCATTGGTGGGGGTTTTGGTGGTGGCTTTGGTGGTGGCGATGGTGGCCTCCTCTCTGGCAATGAGAAGATCACCATGCAGAACCTCAACGACCGCCTAGCCTCCTACCTGGACAAGGTTCGTGCCCTGGAGGAGGCCAATGCTGACCTGGAGGTGAAGATCCGGGACTGGTACCAGAAGCAGGCCCCGACCAGCCCAGAACGTGACTACAGCCACTACTTCAAGACCATTGAAGAGCTCCGGGACAAG ATCATGGCCACCACCATTGACAACTCCCGGGTCATCCTGGAAATCGACAACGCCAGGCTGGCTGCGGACGACTTCAGGCTCAA gTATGAGAATGAGCTGGCCCTGCGCCAGGGCGTGGAGGCTGACATCAATGGCCTGCGCCGCGTGCTGGATGAGCTGACCCTGGCCAGAACTGACCTGGAGATGCAGATCGAGGGCCTGAATGAGGAGCTGGCCTACCTGAAGAGGAACCACGAGGAG GAGATGAAGGAGTTTAGCAACCAGCTGGCCGGCCAGGTCAACGTGGAGATGGACGCGGCACCGGGCGTGGACCTGACCCGCGTGCTGGCGGAGATGCGGGAGCAGTACGAGGCCATAGCGGAGAAGAACCGCCAGGATGCTGAGGCCTGGTTCTTCAGCAAG ACTGAGGAGCTGAACAAAGAGATGGTTTCCAACACAGAGATGATCCAGACCAGCAAGACGGAGATCACAGACCTGAGACGCACGATGCAGGGGCTGGAGATcgagctgcagtcccagctcagCATG AAAGCTGGGCTGGAAAACTCTCTGGCGGAGACGGAGTGCCGCTATGCCATGCAGCTGCAGCAGATCCAGGGGCTCATCAGTGGCCTGGAGGCACAGCTGCGTGAGCTCCGCAGTGAGATGGAGGCTCAGAACCAGGAGTACAAGATGCTGCTGGACATCAAGACGCGGCTGGAGCAggagatcgccacctaccgcaGCCTGCTTGAGGGCCAGGATGCCAA gATGGCTGGCGCTGGCATCAGGGAAG CCTCTTTGGGAGGTGGCGGTGGCAGCAGCAATTTCCGCATCAACGTGGAGGAGTCAGTGGATGGAAAGGTGGTTTCTTCCCGCAAGAGAGACATCTAA
- the KRT13 gene encoding keratin, type I cytoskeletal 13: MSLRLQSSSASYGGGFGGGSCQLGGGRGVSTCSTRFVSGGSVGGYGGGISCGFGGGAGSAFGGGYGGGLGGSFGGGFAGGFADFCAGDGGLLTGNEKITMQNLNDRLASYLEKVRALEAANTDLEVKIRDWHLKQSPSSPERDYSTYYKTIEELREKILSATIENNRVILEIDNARLAADDFRLKYENELALRQSVEADINGLRRVLDELTLSKTDLEMQIESLNEELAYMKKNHEEEMKEFTNQVVGQVNVEMDATPGIDLTRVLAEMREQYEAMAEKNRRDAEEWFHTKSAELTKEVSTNTAIIQTSKTEITELRRTLQGLEIELQSQLSMKAGLENSVAETECRYALQLQQIQGFISSIEAQLSQLRSEMECQNQEYKMLLDIKTRLEQEIATYRSLLEGQDSKMTGFPSAGNVSPRSTSATTTASASVTTTSGRRISDVRRP; encoded by the exons ATGAGCCTCCGCCTGCAGAGCTCCTCCGCCAGCTATGGAGGCGGTTTCGGGGGTGGCTCTTGCCAGCTGGGAGGAGGCCGTGGTGTCTCTACCTGCTCAACTCGGTTTGTCTCTGGGGGATCTGTCGGGGGCTATGGGGGCGGCATAAGCTGTGGCTTTGGTGGAGGGGCTGGTAGTGCCTTTGGAGGTGGCTATGGAGGTGGTCTTGGAGGCAGCTTTGGTGGGGGTTTTGCTGGTGGCTTTGCTGACTTTTGTGCTGGCGATGGCGGCCTCCTCACTGGCAATGAGAAGATAACCATGCAGAACCTCAACGACCGCCTGGCTTCCTACCTGGAGAAGGTGCGCGCTCTGGAGGCGGCCAACACTGACCTGGAGGTAAAGATCCGTGACTGGCACCTGAAGCAGAGCCCATCTAGCCCGGAGCGGGACTATAGCACCTACTACAAGACCATTGAAGAGCTCCGGGAAAAG ATCCTGTCTGCCACCATTGAAAACAACCGGGTCATCCTGGAGATTGACAACGCCAGGCTGGCTGCGGATGACTTCAGGCTCAA GTATGAGAATGAGCTGGCCCTGCGCCAGAGTGTGGAGGCTGACATCAACGGCCTGCGCCGGGTGCTGGATGAACTCACCCTGTCTAAGACTGACCTGGAGATGCAGATTGAGAGCCTGAACGAGGAGCTGGCCTACATGAAGAAGAACCACGAGGAG GAGATGAAGGAATTTACCAACCAGGTGGTCGGCCAGGTCAATGTGGAGATGGACGCCACCCCAGGCATTGACCTGACCCGCGTGCTGGCAGAGATGAGGGAGCAGTATGAGGCCATGGCAGAGAAGAACCGCCGGGATGCCGAGGAATGGTTCCACACCAAG AGTGCAGAGCTGACCAAGGAGGTGTCTACCAACACTGCCATAATTCAGACCAGTAAGACAGAGATCACGGAGCTCAGGCGCACGCTCCAGGGCCTGGAGATTGAGCTACAGTCCCAGCTGAGCATG AAAGCCGGGCTGGAGAACTCGGTGGCCGAGACGGAGTGCCGCTACGCCCTGCAGCTGCAGCAGATCCAGGGGTTCATCAGCAGCATCGAGGCGCAGCTGAGCCAGCTCCGCAGTGAGATGGAGTGTCAGAACCAGGAGTACAAGATGCTGCTGGACATCAAGACGCGGCTGGAGCAggagatcgccacctaccgcaGCCTGCTCGAGGGCCAGGACTCCAA gATGACTGGCTTCCCCTCAGCAG GAAACGTCAGCCCCCGTAGCACCTCTGCTACCACCACTGCCAGTGCCTCTGTCACCACCACCTCCGGTCGCCGCATTTCTGATGTCCGTAGGCCTTAA